A stretch of Amycolatopsis balhimycina FH 1894 DNA encodes these proteins:
- a CDS encoding SDR family NAD(P)-dependent oxidoreductase translates to MGILDGKVAIVTGGGRGLGRAHCLALAEAGATVVVNDLGSGLHGEQTGESPADDVATEIVKLGGTATTNHASVTDWAATEAMVADTVAEFGRLDIVVNNAGIVRDRMLFSMSEEEFDAVIAVHLKGTFALTRHACAYWRAAAKRGERVAGRVINTTSGTGLFGNAGQANYGAAKAGIAGLTVITALEMRRYGVTANAISPIAATRMTADLAVAGTGSDAAGFDPRDPANASGAVVYLASDAAGWLTGQVLRIDGATVNRLQGWTVIGSHPSSTGKAVTADELTEALPQLYGTAPTGRPAQL, encoded by the coding sequence GTGGGCATCCTCGACGGCAAGGTGGCCATCGTGACCGGCGGCGGCCGGGGGCTCGGCAGGGCACACTGCCTCGCCCTCGCCGAGGCGGGCGCGACGGTCGTGGTCAACGATCTCGGGTCGGGCCTCCACGGCGAACAGACCGGCGAGTCCCCGGCCGACGACGTCGCGACGGAGATCGTCAAGCTGGGCGGGACGGCGACCACGAACCACGCGTCGGTGACCGACTGGGCCGCGACCGAGGCGATGGTCGCCGACACGGTCGCCGAGTTCGGCCGGCTCGACATCGTGGTGAACAACGCCGGGATCGTCCGCGACCGCATGCTCTTTTCCATGTCCGAAGAGGAGTTCGACGCGGTGATCGCGGTCCACCTCAAGGGCACCTTCGCGCTCACCCGGCACGCCTGCGCGTACTGGCGGGCCGCGGCCAAGCGCGGCGAACGGGTCGCCGGCCGGGTGATCAACACGACGTCGGGCACCGGCCTGTTCGGCAACGCGGGACAGGCGAACTATGGCGCCGCGAAGGCCGGTATCGCCGGCCTGACCGTTATCACCGCCCTGGAGATGCGCCGCTACGGCGTGACGGCGAACGCGATCTCGCCGATCGCGGCCACCCGGATGACCGCCGACCTGGCGGTGGCCGGCACGGGCAGCGACGCCGCCGGGTTCGATCCGCGCGATCCCGCCAACGCGTCCGGTGCGGTCGTCTACCTCGCCTCGGACGCGGCCGGCTGGCTGACCGGCCAGGTGCTGCGCATCGACGGCGCCACGGTCAACCGCCTGCAGGGCTGGACGGTGATCGGCAGCCACCCGAGCAGCACCGGGAAGGCGGTCACCGCCGACGAACTCACCGAGGCCCTCCCCCAGCTCTACGGCACCGCCCCGACCGGCCGGCCCGCGCAGCTCTGA
- a CDS encoding enoyl-CoA hydratase/isomerase family protein, producing MADLLRVDVADRVAVLTLDRPERLNAIGTATADRIESTLDELRADPSVRALVFTGAGRGFSAGADLDEIEALRTAYEFRAFVGRLTEVFGRLQAFAKPSVAAIHGFALGGGLELALACDLRVAERGAKLGLPEMKLGVLPGAGGTQRLPRLVPPGIAKQMILTGEPIDAERAYAVGLVNELVEPGEGLRVATALAGRLAAGAPLALAAGKALVDRIDGDLAAGIAAERETVSVMFTAEDRAEGLRAFRERRPADFRGV from the coding sequence GTGGCAGACCTGCTGCGCGTCGACGTGGCGGACCGCGTCGCCGTGCTCACCCTCGACCGCCCGGAGCGGCTCAACGCCATCGGAACCGCGACGGCGGACCGCATCGAGTCCACATTGGACGAACTGCGGGCCGACCCGTCGGTGCGGGCGCTGGTGTTCACCGGGGCGGGCCGCGGCTTCTCCGCGGGAGCCGACCTCGACGAGATCGAGGCGCTGCGGACCGCCTACGAGTTCCGCGCCTTCGTGGGACGGCTGACCGAGGTGTTCGGCCGGCTGCAGGCGTTCGCCAAGCCGTCGGTGGCCGCGATCCACGGGTTCGCCCTCGGCGGTGGTCTCGAACTCGCCCTCGCCTGCGACCTCCGGGTCGCCGAGCGCGGCGCCAAGCTCGGCCTGCCGGAGATGAAGCTCGGCGTGCTGCCCGGAGCGGGCGGGACCCAGCGGCTGCCCCGGCTGGTGCCGCCGGGGATTGCCAAGCAGATGATCCTCACCGGCGAGCCGATCGACGCCGAGCGCGCCTACGCGGTGGGCTTGGTGAACGAGCTGGTGGAGCCGGGCGAGGGGCTGCGCGTGGCGACGGCGCTGGCCGGTCGCCTCGCGGCGGGCGCCCCGCTGGCCCTGGCGGCGGGCAAGGCCCTGGTGGACCGCATCGACGGCGACCTCGCCGCCGGGATCGCCGCCGAACGGGAGACCGTATCCGTCATGTTCACCGCCGAGGACCGGGCTGAGGGGCTGCGAGCCTTCCGCGAGCGCCGCCCCGCCGACTTCCGCGGGGTGTAA
- a CDS encoding serine hydrolase domain-containing protein, protein MTEVAQHEVAGPAAVGVDPGRLDVLLRHVRHAVAEMPLPSMQVAVARQGRLAAFETFGDATGRDRYVLQSVGRSIVAGVVWHLIGRGLLDLGERVAEIVPGFGANGKDAVTVEHVLTHTAGFPFAPLGYPKMLDREQRLAAFARWRLDYPPGTKFQFHLTSAAWLIGEIVHRRTGLTFAEYLRAELTGPLGLSSLDLGVSADTVLPMLATDRTGDDQEPDPWGPWYLSDPRVLAAGEPSHALVGTAADVALFFQALVHSGRWPADAVTEGSRIRFTRRPAGEEAYGGGTPVSMGLFVTVAGGGLPSTGSPALFGNSGAAYQLGFLDPVSGVSFALLCNGYPLAGYDLSERGRSMMRTIADLAADLT, encoded by the coding sequence ATGACCGAAGTGGCACAGCACGAGGTGGCCGGTCCGGCCGCCGTCGGCGTCGACCCCGGCCGGCTCGACGTTCTGCTGCGGCACGTCCGGCATGCGGTGGCCGAGATGCCGCTGCCCTCGATGCAGGTGGCCGTGGCCCGGCAGGGCAGGCTGGCGGCGTTCGAGACCTTCGGCGACGCCACCGGCCGGGACCGGTACGTGCTGCAGTCCGTCGGCCGGTCGATCGTCGCGGGCGTGGTGTGGCACCTGATCGGCAGGGGACTGCTCGACCTCGGCGAGCGCGTCGCCGAGATCGTTCCCGGGTTCGGCGCGAACGGCAAGGACGCCGTGACCGTCGAGCACGTGCTGACCCACACCGCCGGGTTCCCGTTCGCCCCGCTCGGCTACCCGAAGATGCTCGACCGCGAGCAGCGGCTGGCCGCGTTCGCCCGCTGGCGCCTGGACTACCCGCCCGGCACCAAGTTTCAGTTTCACCTGACGTCGGCGGCCTGGCTGATCGGCGAGATCGTGCACCGGCGCACCGGCCTGACCTTCGCCGAGTACCTGCGCGCCGAACTCACCGGCCCGCTCGGCCTGTCCTCCCTCGACCTGGGGGTTTCGGCGGACACTGTCCTGCCGATGCTCGCCACCGACCGCACTGGCGACGACCAGGAGCCCGACCCCTGGGGCCCGTGGTACCTGTCCGACCCTCGCGTGCTCGCCGCCGGAGAACCGAGCCATGCGCTCGTCGGCACGGCGGCGGACGTGGCGCTGTTCTTCCAGGCGCTGGTCCACTCCGGACGCTGGCCTGCCGACGCTGTCACCGAAGGGTCCCGGATCCGGTTCACGCGGCGACCGGCCGGAGAAGAGGCCTATGGCGGCGGCACTCCGGTCAGCATGGGGCTCTTCGTGACCGTGGCCGGCGGTGGTCTGCCGTCCACCGGGTCCCCGGCACTGTTCGGCAACAGCGGCGCCGCCTACCAGCTCGGCTTCCTGGATCCGGTCAGTGGAGTGTCGTTCGCGTTGCTGTGCAACGGATACCCGCTCGCCGGCTACGACCTGTCCGAACGCGGCCGGTCGATGATGCGCACCATCGCCGACCTCGCCGCGGACCTGACCTGA
- a CDS encoding DoxX family protein, with the protein MTAADTAALLVRLVVGATMAAHGYNHLWGGGGVAGTARWFASLGMRPARLHAVLSGAGELAAGAALAAGFLTPLAAAFVVGTMAVAGVTAHRANGFFVFKDGYEYVLMIAVICAALALTGPGGFSLDHALGWDGALSGGAGLAVAAGGGVLGAAALLAATWRPARIEAAK; encoded by the coding sequence ATGACCGCGGCGGACACCGCGGCGTTGCTCGTCCGGCTGGTGGTCGGGGCGACGATGGCCGCGCACGGGTACAACCACCTCTGGGGCGGCGGCGGGGTCGCCGGCACCGCCCGCTGGTTCGCCTCGCTCGGCATGCGCCCGGCCCGGCTGCACGCGGTGCTCAGCGGGGCCGGCGAGCTGGCCGCGGGCGCGGCGCTCGCCGCCGGCTTCCTGACGCCGCTCGCCGCGGCGTTCGTGGTCGGCACGATGGCGGTCGCCGGGGTCACCGCCCACCGGGCCAACGGGTTCTTCGTGTTCAAGGACGGCTACGAGTACGTCCTGATGATCGCGGTGATCTGCGCGGCGCTCGCGCTCACCGGGCCGGGCGGGTTCTCGCTGGACCACGCCCTCGGCTGGGACGGCGCGTTGTCGGGCGGGGCCGGGCTGGCGGTCGCCGCCGGCGGTGGCGTGCTCGGTGCCGCGGCGCTGCTCGCCGCGACCTGGCGGCCCGCGCGGATCGAAGCAGCAAAGTGA
- a CDS encoding thiolase family protein codes for MRDAVIVEAVRTPVGKRGGGLSGVHPVDLSAHVLTALAERSGLDPALVDDVVWGCVGQAGEQTADIARTSVLAAGWPESVPGVTVDRQCGSSQQAVHFAAAGVVSGQYDVVVAGGVESMSRVPMGSSAMGQDPYGPRYLARYDGAYPNQGIGAEMIARQWGLSRTRLDEFSLGSHEKAAAAQDEGRFDAQIEPVTLEDGTVVALDEGIRRGGTLESLAGLRTAFDENGTITAGNSSQISDGSAALLITTSAKAAELGLRPLARVHTAVLAAGDPVIMLTAPIEATRKALARSGLAIEEIGAFEVNEAFAPVPLAWLGDLGADVKALNPNGGAIALGHPLGGSGARLMTTLVHHIRDHGIRYGLQTMCEGGGQANATILELLG; via the coding sequence ATGCGTGACGCGGTGATCGTCGAAGCGGTGCGGACGCCGGTCGGCAAGCGGGGCGGCGGGTTGTCCGGAGTGCACCCGGTGGACCTCTCGGCGCACGTGCTGACCGCGCTCGCCGAGCGCAGCGGGCTCGATCCGGCCCTGGTCGACGACGTGGTGTGGGGCTGCGTCGGGCAGGCGGGCGAGCAGACCGCGGACATCGCGCGCACGTCGGTCCTGGCGGCGGGCTGGCCCGAGTCGGTGCCCGGCGTGACCGTCGATCGCCAGTGCGGTTCGTCGCAGCAGGCCGTGCACTTCGCCGCCGCGGGGGTCGTCTCCGGGCAGTACGACGTGGTCGTCGCCGGTGGCGTCGAGTCGATGTCCCGCGTGCCCATGGGCTCCTCGGCGATGGGGCAGGACCCGTACGGCCCGCGCTACCTCGCCCGGTACGACGGCGCGTACCCGAACCAGGGGATCGGCGCGGAGATGATCGCGCGGCAGTGGGGGCTCAGCCGGACCCGGCTGGACGAGTTCTCCCTCGGCAGTCACGAGAAGGCCGCGGCGGCCCAGGACGAGGGAAGGTTCGACGCGCAGATCGAGCCGGTCACCCTCGAAGACGGCACGGTCGTGGCCTTGGACGAGGGCATCCGCCGCGGCGGGACCCTCGAGTCCCTGGCCGGGCTGCGGACGGCGTTCGACGAGAACGGGACGATCACCGCGGGGAATTCCTCGCAGATCTCCGACGGATCGGCCGCCCTCCTGATCACGACGAGTGCCAAGGCGGCGGAGCTGGGACTGCGGCCGCTCGCCCGGGTGCACACGGCCGTGCTGGCCGCAGGGGACCCGGTGATCATGCTGACGGCGCCGATCGAGGCGACCCGGAAGGCGCTCGCGCGGAGCGGCCTGGCGATCGAGGAGATCGGCGCGTTCGAGGTGAACGAGGCGTTCGCGCCGGTGCCGCTCGCCTGGCTGGGCGACCTCGGCGCGGACGTCAAGGCGCTCAACCCGAACGGCGGGGCGATCGCGCTGGGGCACCCGCTGGGCGGATCCGGCGCGCGGCTGATGACGACGCTGGTGCACCACATACGGGACCACGGGATCCGCTACGGACTCCAGACGATGTGCGAGGGTGGCGGTCAGGCCAACGCCACCATCCTGGAACTGCTCGGCTGA
- a CDS encoding crotonase/enoyl-CoA hydratase family protein, with the protein MADEVLLERDGATLIITMNRPAVRNAANGALARGVADALDRLDEDHSLVTAVLTGAGGNFSSGMDLKAFLTGDTPDIPGRGLLGLAACPPVKPIIAAVEGYALAGGCEIALACDLIVAARDARFGLPETKRGLVAGGGGLLRLPQRIPRGIALEYALTGDQFGAEEASRWGMVNRLTEPGGALAAARELAARIAANGPLAVCATKQIVAEAGEWPATEQWERQRVVTDPVFASADAVEGARAFAEKRQPVWSGR; encoded by the coding sequence ATGGCTGACGAAGTCCTCCTGGAACGCGACGGCGCGACCCTGATCATCACGATGAACCGGCCGGCGGTGCGCAACGCGGCGAACGGCGCGCTCGCGCGCGGTGTCGCGGACGCACTGGACCGGCTCGACGAGGACCATTCCCTCGTCACCGCCGTGCTCACGGGCGCCGGCGGGAACTTCAGTTCCGGAATGGATCTGAAGGCGTTCCTCACCGGCGACACCCCGGACATCCCGGGCCGCGGGCTGCTGGGGCTCGCCGCCTGCCCGCCGGTCAAGCCGATCATCGCCGCCGTCGAGGGGTACGCGCTCGCCGGCGGCTGCGAGATCGCCCTGGCCTGCGATCTGATCGTAGCCGCGCGCGACGCCCGGTTCGGGCTGCCGGAGACGAAACGCGGGCTTGTCGCCGGGGGCGGCGGGCTCCTGCGCCTGCCCCAGCGGATCCCGCGGGGGATCGCCCTGGAGTACGCGCTCACCGGCGACCAGTTCGGGGCCGAGGAGGCGTCGCGGTGGGGCATGGTGAACCGGCTGACCGAGCCGGGCGGCGCGCTGGCCGCGGCGCGCGAACTGGCCGCGCGGATCGCGGCGAACGGCCCCCTGGCCGTGTGCGCGACCAAGCAGATCGTGGCGGAGGCGGGCGAGTGGCCGGCCACCGAGCAGTGGGAACGCCAGCGCGTGGTGACCGATCCGGTGTTCGCCTCGGCCGACGCCGTCGAGGGTGCCCGCGCGTTCGCCGAGAAGCGGCAGCCGGTCTGGAGCGGACGCTGA
- a CDS encoding TetR family transcriptional regulator → MTLRERNRLRTAADVEAAALELFERHGYDHTTVEQIAVRAGISSATFFRYFRAKEDVLFSGEDASAGALVALVAQRRDRRRTVAALAEPVCRFAHGSVAGPATSGQRLTHLVMTTPALESRSLRLRLRWEREVAAQLAREAGTGRPDLGQTLAAAIAVSCLTSALRAGHHSGGSIAHLTRRAFAHCADLTR, encoded by the coding sequence ATGACACTGCGGGAGCGGAACCGGCTGCGGACCGCGGCCGACGTCGAGGCGGCCGCGCTCGAACTGTTCGAACGGCACGGTTACGACCACACCACCGTGGAGCAGATCGCCGTCCGGGCCGGGATCTCCAGCGCGACGTTCTTCCGGTACTTCCGGGCCAAGGAGGACGTGCTCTTCAGCGGGGAGGACGCGTCGGCGGGCGCACTGGTCGCCCTGGTGGCCCAGCGGCGCGACCGCCGGCGCACGGTGGCCGCGCTCGCGGAACCGGTGTGCCGGTTCGCCCACGGCTCGGTCGCCGGTCCGGCCACCAGCGGCCAGCGGCTGACCCACCTCGTCATGACCACGCCGGCGCTGGAGTCCCGCAGCCTCCGGCTCCGGCTGCGCTGGGAACGCGAGGTCGCGGCCCAGCTGGCGCGCGAAGCCGGCACCGGCCGGCCGGACCTGGGCCAGACGCTGGCCGCGGCGATCGCGGTGTCCTGCCTCACCAGCGCGCTTCGGGCCGGCCACCACAGCGGCGGCTCGATCGCCCACCTGACCCGGCGGGCGTTCGCCCACTGCGCCGACCTCACCCGCTGA
- a CDS encoding thiolase family protein yields MSTPDVAIIGVGLHPFGRHGDKQALQMGAEAARAALADAGTEWPRVQAAYVGSYEVSNPDAIVGLLGLTGIPVRGVFNGCATGGTSLQAAAAAIRHGEADVAMAIGMDKHPRGAFAADPAVAGLPAWYGRTGLFLTTHFFGTKIGKYLHDHGVSVESLAKIAAKNLRNGSITPHAWRQKPLSEREILDAPVVNHPLTRYMYCGPDEGAAAVVLCRGDLAREFTSSPVYVRAAELRSRRFGAFELQSPSLPLTSTPSPTVDASRAAYEVAGIGPDDVRVAQLQDTDAGSELIHLAENGFCADGEQERWLAEGATEIGGRLPVNTDGGLIAHGEPIGASGLRQIYEIVLQLQGRAGARQVGGDPRVGYTHLYGAPGASAVTILSR; encoded by the coding sequence ATGAGCACGCCGGACGTGGCGATCATCGGTGTCGGCCTGCATCCGTTCGGCAGGCACGGCGACAAGCAAGCGCTGCAGATGGGCGCCGAGGCCGCACGGGCGGCGCTGGCCGACGCCGGCACCGAGTGGCCCCGGGTCCAGGCGGCGTACGTCGGCAGCTACGAGGTGTCGAACCCCGACGCGATCGTCGGCCTGCTGGGGCTCACCGGCATCCCGGTGCGCGGCGTCTTCAACGGCTGCGCCACTGGGGGGACGTCACTGCAGGCGGCCGCGGCGGCCATCCGGCACGGCGAGGCCGACGTCGCGATGGCGATCGGGATGGACAAGCACCCGCGCGGCGCGTTCGCCGCCGACCCCGCGGTGGCCGGGCTGCCCGCCTGGTACGGCCGGACCGGCCTGTTCCTCACCACCCACTTCTTCGGCACGAAGATCGGCAAGTACCTGCACGACCACGGTGTGTCGGTCGAAAGCCTGGCCAAGATCGCCGCCAAGAACCTGCGCAACGGCTCGATCACCCCGCACGCCTGGCGCCAGAAGCCGCTGTCCGAGCGCGAAATCCTCGACGCTCCGGTGGTGAACCACCCCCTGACGCGGTACATGTACTGCGGGCCGGACGAAGGCGCCGCGGCCGTCGTGCTGTGCCGGGGTGACCTCGCCCGGGAGTTCACGTCGTCGCCGGTGTACGTGCGTGCCGCCGAGCTGCGGTCCCGGCGGTTCGGCGCCTTCGAGCTGCAGAGCCCGTCGCTGCCGCTGACCAGTACGCCGAGCCCCACGGTCGACGCGTCCCGGGCCGCCTACGAGGTCGCGGGCATCGGCCCGGACGACGTGCGGGTCGCCCAGCTGCAGGACACCGACGCCGGTTCCGAACTGATCCACCTGGCGGAGAACGGGTTCTGCGCCGACGGCGAGCAGGAACGCTGGCTCGCCGAGGGGGCCACCGAGATCGGCGGCAGGCTGCCGGTGAACACCGACGGCGGCCTCATCGCCCACGGCGAGCCGATCGGTGCCTCCGGCCTCCGCCAGATCTACGAAATCGTGCTCCAGCTGCAGGGCCGCGCCGGCGCCCGCCAGGTCGGCGGCGACCCGCGGGTCGGCTACACCCACCTCTACGGCGCGCCCGGCGCGTCCGCGGTGACGATCCTGTCCCGCTAG
- a CDS encoding Zn-ribbon domain-containing OB-fold protein — protein MTTQVAVADGLFTWPSAEPRLIASRGDDGVLSFPARPGEEQYLLGRRGTLWAFTTQQFRPPSPPYDGNDTDETFQPYALGYVELPGELLVQARFTESDPAKLRIGQPMELRIVPYTTREDGTEVLTYAFEPVAS, from the coding sequence ATGACGACGCAGGTGGCCGTCGCGGACGGCCTGTTCACGTGGCCCTCCGCCGAACCCAGGCTGATCGCATCCCGCGGGGACGACGGTGTCCTGTCGTTCCCCGCCCGCCCCGGCGAGGAGCAGTACCTGCTCGGCCGGCGTGGCACGCTCTGGGCGTTCACGACCCAGCAGTTCCGGCCGCCTTCGCCGCCGTACGACGGCAATGACACCGACGAAACGTTCCAGCCGTACGCGCTGGGGTACGTCGAGCTGCCCGGCGAGCTGCTGGTGCAGGCGCGGTTCACCGAGTCCGATCCGGCGAAGCTGCGGATCGGGCAGCCGATGGAGCTGCGGATAGTCCCGTACACCACCCGGGAGGACGGCACCGAAGTGCTCACCTACGCATTCGAGCCGGTGGCGTCATGA
- a CDS encoding amidohydrolase family protein has protein sequence MADKLPYQMIDFDTHSYETEDCFTRFMPEAKKDSAIQTVRLASGKKVLLANHKIVNALENDLDKAYVPGSLAEMLRQRSQGEQSDSERFFEDIKDEYLRHDARLAKMDEQQIERGLMYPGGWALMAEAYLDGIDPLYDNLHSFNRWIDEDWGFNYKDRIYAPAMLSLRDLDRAVAELDTVLAAGARFVLLPAGPAYGRSPGDPYFDPIWSRINEAKARVAFHISEFHYQSNVASQWGWGLVPPFQFSAWQWQNTYGERPITDTLSALIFDNLFGRFPDIQLVVSEFGAEWVPHFLKHMDKSRGMGRNGIWLGGQLPERPSRIFHKHVKVVPYPEDDIVGLVDRLGTADSLVMGSDWPHAEGLAEPADFYDRLSGLGDENRKKFLRDNALSVLVD, from the coding sequence ATGGCCGACAAGCTGCCCTACCAGATGATCGACTTCGACACCCATTCCTACGAGACCGAGGACTGCTTCACGCGGTTCATGCCGGAGGCCAAGAAGGACTCCGCGATCCAGACGGTGCGGCTGGCGTCCGGCAAGAAGGTCCTGCTCGCCAACCACAAGATCGTCAACGCGCTCGAGAACGACCTCGACAAGGCGTACGTGCCGGGTTCACTGGCCGAGATGCTGCGGCAGCGGTCGCAGGGCGAGCAGTCCGATTCCGAGCGCTTCTTCGAGGACATCAAGGACGAGTACCTCCGGCACGACGCCCGGCTGGCCAAGATGGACGAGCAGCAGATCGAACGCGGGCTCATGTACCCGGGCGGCTGGGCGCTGATGGCCGAGGCGTACCTGGACGGGATCGACCCGCTCTACGACAACCTCCATTCGTTCAACCGCTGGATCGACGAGGACTGGGGCTTCAACTACAAGGACCGGATCTACGCGCCGGCGATGCTGTCGCTGCGCGACCTCGACCGGGCCGTGGCCGAGCTGGACACGGTGCTCGCCGCCGGCGCCCGGTTCGTCCTGCTGCCCGCCGGGCCGGCCTACGGCCGCTCCCCCGGCGACCCGTACTTCGACCCGATCTGGTCGCGGATCAACGAGGCCAAGGCGCGCGTGGCCTTCCACATCTCCGAGTTCCACTACCAGTCCAATGTGGCGTCGCAGTGGGGCTGGGGGCTCGTGCCGCCGTTCCAGTTCTCGGCCTGGCAGTGGCAGAACACCTACGGCGAGCGGCCGATCACCGACACGCTGTCGGCGCTGATCTTCGACAACCTCTTCGGCCGGTTCCCGGACATCCAGCTCGTGGTGAGCGAGTTCGGGGCCGAGTGGGTGCCACACTTCCTGAAGCACATGGACAAGAGCCGCGGCATGGGCCGCAACGGCATCTGGCTCGGCGGCCAGCTGCCGGAGCGCCCGAGCCGGATCTTCCACAAGCACGTCAAGGTGGTGCCCTACCCCGAGGACGACATCGTGGGTCTCGTCGACCGGCTGGGTACCGCGGATTCGCTCGTGATGGGCTCGGACTGGCCGCACGCCGAAGGACTGGCCGAGCCGGCCGACTTCTACGACCGGCTGAGCGGACTCGGCGACGAGAACCGCAAGAAGTTCCTGCGGGACAACGCGCTTTCGGTGCTGGTGGACTGA
- a CDS encoding 3-hydroxyacyl-CoA dehydrogenase, with translation MDIRDGVAVVTGGASGLGLATTQALLGAGARVVILDLPGSDGEQVATGLGDGVRFAPADVRDPEQVAAALDVADSLGALRVAVNCAGTGNAVRILGRTGVFPLPEFTKIVEINLIGTFNVIRLAAERMAKQELSGEERGVVVNTASVAAFDGQIGQAAYSASKAGVAGMTLPIARDLAGQQIRVVTIAPGLFDTPPMAAAPEELRAALGKQVPHPSRLGDPAEFAALVAHVVANPMLNGEVIRLDGAIRMSPR, from the coding sequence ATGGATATCCGTGACGGGGTCGCCGTGGTGACCGGCGGAGCGTCCGGGCTCGGCCTGGCGACCACCCAGGCCCTCCTCGGCGCGGGCGCCCGCGTGGTGATCCTCGACCTGCCCGGCTCGGACGGCGAGCAGGTGGCCACCGGGCTCGGCGACGGCGTCCGGTTCGCCCCCGCCGACGTCCGGGATCCCGAGCAGGTCGCGGCCGCCCTCGACGTCGCGGACTCGCTCGGTGCGCTGCGCGTGGCGGTCAACTGCGCGGGCACCGGCAACGCCGTCCGGATCCTCGGCCGCACCGGGGTGTTCCCGCTGCCGGAGTTCACGAAGATCGTCGAGATCAACCTGATCGGCACCTTCAACGTGATCCGGCTGGCCGCCGAACGCATGGCGAAACAGGAACTCTCGGGCGAGGAGCGCGGCGTGGTGGTCAACACCGCGTCGGTGGCGGCCTTCGACGGGCAGATCGGCCAGGCGGCCTACTCCGCGTCGAAGGCCGGCGTCGCGGGCATGACCCTGCCGATCGCGCGAGACCTGGCCGGGCAGCAGATCCGGGTGGTCACCATCGCGCCGGGGCTGTTCGACACCCCGCCGATGGCGGCCGCGCCCGAGGAGTTGCGCGCTGCGCTGGGCAAGCAGGTGCCGCACCCGTCCCGGCTCGGCGATCCGGCCGAGTTCGCCGCCCTGGTCGCCCACGTCGTGGCCAACCCGATGCTCAACGGCGAAGTGATCCGGCTCGACGGCGCGATCCGGATGAGCCCGCGATGA
- a CDS encoding SDR family oxidoreductase, whose translation MDTPDKVALVTGAGRGIGAAIAAELAARGHRIAVCDVDRAAANDTAAAIADEHGVKTAAVVADIADGEAVRAAVTEVEAGLGPVDVLVNNAAIDVLGRFVDSTERDWDRIIGVNLRGTITVTRAVLDGMIGRERGRIIHIASDAGRVGSSGEVVYSATKGGIIAFGKALAREVARHGITVNSVCPGPTDTALLGQVAEYSRRMYEATVRAIPLRRVAQPTDIAGVVGFLASDAAAYLTGQSISVSGGLTML comes from the coding sequence GTGGACACACCCGACAAGGTCGCGCTCGTCACCGGAGCCGGGCGCGGCATCGGCGCGGCCATCGCCGCCGAACTGGCCGCGCGCGGCCACCGGATCGCGGTGTGCGACGTCGACCGGGCCGCGGCGAACGACACTGCCGCGGCCATCGCCGACGAACACGGTGTGAAGACGGCGGCGGTCGTCGCGGACATCGCCGACGGCGAGGCGGTCCGGGCCGCGGTCACCGAAGTGGAGGCCGGGCTCGGCCCGGTGGACGTGCTGGTGAACAACGCCGCCATCGACGTCCTCGGTCGATTTGTCGACAGCACCGAACGGGACTGGGACCGGATCATCGGGGTGAACCTGCGGGGCACCATCACGGTGACCAGGGCCGTGCTGGACGGGATGATCGGGCGCGAGCGCGGGCGGATCATCCACATCGCCTCCGACGCCGGCCGGGTCGGCTCCTCCGGTGAGGTGGTCTACTCCGCGACCAAGGGCGGGATCATCGCGTTCGGCAAGGCACTGGCCCGAGAGGTCGCCCGGCACGGCATCACGGTCAACAGCGTCTGCCCCGGCCCGACCGACACCGCGTTGCTCGGGCAGGTGGCCGAGTACAGCCGGCGGATGTACGAGGCGACCGTCCGCGCGATCCCGCTGCGCCGGGTCGCCCAGCCGACCGACATCGCCGGCGTGGTGGGCTTCCTGGCTTCCGACGCGGCCGCCTACCTGACCGGGCAGTCGATCTCGGTCAGCGGCGGTCTCACCATGTTGTGA
- a CDS encoding PaaI family thioesterase, whose product MALCGACRLTGVCRLGVEHERLDGPDTALFDVRCPRDQEGGPDVAHGGWTAAVLDECLGHIALLQGVLTVTAELSVSFVKPVPVERPIEVRAWVERRAGSRWYIQGEMVLLPGRALLAKASGIWVRRDPAHFDRHQRWLAEQDAPRDTSE is encoded by the coding sequence GTGGCGCTGTGCGGAGCCTGCCGCCTGACCGGCGTGTGCCGGCTGGGTGTCGAGCACGAACGGCTGGACGGCCCCGACACCGCCCTGTTCGACGTCCGCTGCCCGCGTGACCAGGAAGGCGGCCCCGACGTCGCCCACGGCGGCTGGACCGCCGCGGTGCTCGACGAGTGCCTCGGGCACATCGCCCTGCTGCAAGGTGTCCTCACGGTCACTGCCGAGCTGAGCGTCAGCTTCGTCAAGCCGGTGCCCGTCGAGCGGCCGATCGAGGTACGTGCCTGGGTGGAACGCCGGGCGGGCTCCCGCTGGTACATCCAGGGCGAGATGGTGCTGCTGCCCGGCCGGGCGCTGCTGGCCAAGGCGTCGGGCATCTGGGTGCGGCGGGACCCGGCGCACTTCGACCGTCACCAACGCTGGCTCGCCGAGCAGGACGCGCCCCGCGACACGAGCGAGTAG